From one Lycium ferocissimum isolate CSIRO_LF1 chromosome 7, AGI_CSIRO_Lferr_CH_V1, whole genome shotgun sequence genomic stretch:
- the LOC132063769 gene encoding dynamin-related protein 5A, translating to MENLIQLVNRLQRACTALGDHGEESALPTLWDALPSIAVVGGQSSGKSSVLESVVGKDFLPRGSGIVTRRPLVLQLHRIDEGREYAEFGHLPRKRFTDFAAVRKEIADETDRETGRSKQISTVPIYLSIYSPNVVNLTLIDLPGLTKVAVEGQSDSIVADIENMVRSYIEKPNCIILAVSPANQDLATSDAIKISREVDPKGERTFGVLTKIDLMDKGTDAVDILEGRAYKLQFPWIGVVNRSQQDINKNVDMIAARRREKEYFASTPEYRHLANRMGSEHLGKVMSKHLEAVIKSRIPGLQSLINKTIIELESELSRLGKPIATDAGGKLYMVMEVCRTFDGIFKEHLDGVRPGGDKIYNVFDNQLPAALKRLQFDKQLSMENVRKLITEADGYQPHLIAPEQGYRRLIESSLISIKGPAEAAVDAVHAILKDLVHKSISETSELKQYPSLRVEVNAAAVESLERMRDESKKATLQLVEMECSYLTVDFFRKLPQDIEKGGNPTHSIFDRYNDSYLRKIGSNVLSYVNMVCASLRNSIPKSVVYCQVREAKRSLLDHFFTDLGKKEGKQLGTLLDEDPAIMQRRVNLAKRLELYRSAQSEIDSVAWSK from the exons ATGGAGAATCTAATACAATTGGTAAACAGATTACAGAGAGCTTGCACAGCCCTTGGTGATCACGGTGAAGAGAGTGCATTGCCTACCCTCTGGGATGCCCTTCCTTCCATCGCCGTCGTTGGTGGCCAG AGCTCTGGGAAGTCTTCAGTGCTTGAGAGCGTTGTCGGAAAAGATTTTTTGCCTCGCGGATCTG GTATTGTCACTCGTCGACCCCTTGTCCTACAGCTTCACCGGATAGATGAGGGTAGAGAATATGCAGAATTTGGACACCTTCCAAGGAAGAGGTTTACTGATTTTG CTGCTGTGAGAAAGGAGATTGCTGATGAGACTGACCGAGAGACAGGCCGTAGCAAACAGATATCCACCGTACCAATTTATCTCAGTATATATTCTCCCAATG TTGTAAACTTGACACTCATAGATCTTCCTGGACTTACAAAAGTAGCAGTTG AGGGGCAATCTGATAGCATTGTTGCGGACATAGAAAACATGGTTCGCTCTTATATTGAGAAG CCGAATTGCATTATTCTTGCTGTTTCTCCTGCCAATCAAGATCTTGCAACATCCGATGCTATTAAGATTTCTCGTGAAGTAGATCCAAAAG GGGAAAGGACGTTTGGTGTTCTGACGAAGATTGATCTTATGGATAAGGGTACTGATGCTGTTGAT aTATTGGAAGGAAGAGCATATAAACTACAATTTCCGTGGATAGGTGTTGTCAATCGTTCTCAACAGGATATTAATAAAAATGTTGACATGATTGCTGCCAGGCGTAGAGAAAAGGAGTATTTTGCTAGCACCCCTGAGTACAGGCATCTTGCCAACAGGATGGGGTCAGAACATCTTGGGAAAGTTATGTCAAAA CATTTGGAGGCAGTTATCAAGTCAAGAATTCCTGGTCTTCAGTCACTTATCAACAAGACCATCATTGAACTAGAAAGTGAATTGAGCCGTCTTGGGAAGCCCATTGCCACTGATGCTGGA GGAAAATTGTACATGGTTATGGAAGTCTGTCGTACTTTTGATGGAATCTTCAAAGAACATCTTGATGGAGT TCGACCAGGTGGAGATAAAATATATAATGTCTTTGACAATCAACTCCCAGCTGCATTGAAAAGGTTGCAATTTGATAAGCAACTTTCAATGGAAAATGTAAGGAAACTTATAACTGAAGCTGATGGATATCAACCACATCTGATTGCTCCTGAGCAAGGATATCGTCGTCTTATTGAATCCTCCTTGATTTCTATCAAGGGTCCTGCTGAAGCAGCAGTCGATGCG GTTCATGCTATATTGAAGGATCTGGTTCACAAGTCAATTAGTGAGACTTCA GAGCTAAAGCAATATCCCTCTCTTAGAGTTGAGGTCAACGCTGCAGCTGTTGAATCATTAGAAAGGATGAGGGACGAAAGCAAAAAAGCAACTTTACAGCTTGTTGAAATGGAGTGTAGTTACCTGACTGTAGATTTCTTCCGGAAGCTTCCTCAAGATATTGAGAAGGGAGGGAATCCAACACATTCAATTTTTGACCGATACAATGATTCCTATCTCCGAAAGATAG GATCGAATGTCTTGTCTTATGTCAATATGGTTTGTGCTAGTTTGAGGAATTCCATTCCTAAGTCTGTTGTTTATTGCCAAGTACGGGAGGCCAAACGCAGCTTGCTCGATCATTTCTTCACAGACTTGGGCAAGAAGGAG GGTAAACAGCTAGGTACTTTGTTGGATGAGGATCCAGCAATAATGCAGCGCCGTGTTAATCTAGCAAAGAGACTTGAGTTGTACAGATCTGCTCAATCTGAGATTGATTCAGTCGCATGGTCTAAATAG
- the LOC132063767 gene encoding uncharacterized protein LOC132063767: MDSLVINSPYTALSSNLLNSNNITSFNLSSFWFFRFKKPNKLKPSLVTASYSNPQNPNQEWQNQSSYLKPFSLLLPIFKKVKDFATKASNNKWVSVFKGPEEFSGNLLQNGSFGMALLSITSTAKVKISPFVATLAANPTFVSGFIAWFIAQSMKVFLNFCVERKWDFRIMFASGGMPSSHSALCTALTTSVAICHGVADSLFPVCLGFTLIVMYDAIGVRRHAGMQAEVNK, translated from the coding sequence ATGGATTCTCTCGTAATTAACTCCCCTTATACAGCCCTATCTTCTAACCTCCTTAACTCTAATAACATCACTTCTTttaatctttcttctttttggtttttcagATTCAAGAAACCCAATAAATTGAAACCATCTTTAGTTACTGCTTCATACTCTAATCCCCAAAACCCCAACCAAGAATGGCAAAATCAAAGCTCATACTTAAAACCCTTTTCACTTCTTCTTCCAATTTTCAAGAAAGTCAAAGACTTTGCAACAAAAGCCTCAAATAACAAATGGGTCTCTGTTTTTAAAGGCCCTGAGGAGTTTAGTGGAAATTTATTGCAAAATGGAAGTTTTGGGATGGCTTTATTGAGTATAACTTCAACAGCAAAAGTGAAAATAAGTCCATTTGTAGCTACATTAGCTGCTAACCCAACGTTTGTTTCGGGTTTTATAGCTTGGTTTATAGCACAGTCAATGaaggttttcttgaatttttgtgtTGAGAGAAAATGGGACTTTAGGATTATGTTTGCTTCTGGTGGAATGCCTTCTTCACATTCAGCTTTATGCACGGCATTGACCACTTCAGTTGCTATTTGTCATGGAGTTGCAGATTCATTGTTTCCTGTTTGTTTGGGATTTACTTTAATTGTGATGTATGATGCTATTGGTGTTAGACGGCACGCAGGGATGCAAGCTGAGGTAAACAAGTAA